The Pseudoxanthomonas sp. SL93 genome segment TCCAGCATGCCGTGCGCGACGCGATGCCGGCCGCCGAACAGGGCGCGCTGGTCACTTTCGGCATCATTCCGGACGCACCGGAGACCGGTTTCGGCTACATCCAGGCCGATGCCGGTGAAGGCCTTCGCAAGGTCCTGCGCTTCGTCGAGAAGCCCGATGCCGACACCGCCCAAGCCTATCTGCAGGAGGGCGGGTACTACTGGAACAGTGGCATGTTCCTGTTCCGCGCCAGCCGCTTCCTGGAGGAACTCGCGCAGTTCCGGCCGGACATCGTTGCCGCCGTGCGCGCCGCGCACGCGGGGGCCAGGCACGATGGCGACTTCATCCGGCTGGACAAGGATGCCTTCGCGTCGAGCCCCTCCGATTCCATCGACTACGCGGTGATGGAGAAGACCTCGCATGCGATGGTGCTGCCGGTCGACATCGGCTGGAACGATGTCGGCAGCTGGTCCGCGCTGTGGGACGTGGCGGATCGCGACGGCGAAGGCAACGCATACCATGGCGATGTCATCGCCGTGGACACCCGCAACAGCTATGCGTATGCGCAGCGACTGGTCGCGCTGGTGGGCGTGGACGACATCGTGGTGGTCGAAACCGACGACGCGGTGCTGGTCGCGCGCAAGGACCGTGTGCAGGACGTCAAGCTGGTCGTTGCCCAGCTGAAGAAGGAACAGCGCAGCCAGGCGGTCCTGCACCGCGAGGTGCATCGCCCATGGGGCAGTTACGATTCGGTCGACAACGGTGCGCGCCACCAGGTCAAACGCATCAAGGTCAAGCCGGGTGCGGCGCTCAGCCTACAGATGCATCATCACCGCGCCGAGCACTGGATCGTGGTCTGCGGTACCGCGAAGGTGACGCGTGGCGAGGAAACGCTGCTGCTGTCGGAGAACGAGAGCACCTACATTCCGCTCGGTGTGAAGCACCGCCTGGAGAATCCCGGCAAGGTGCCGCTCGAACTGATCGAAGTGCAGTCCGGCAGTTATCTGGGTGAAGACGACATCGTCCGCTTCGAGGATGTCTACGGTCGCAGTGAGTAATGGCGTGAGCTCCACGCGCTACCGCCTGGACGATCTGGTGATCGATCTGGAGCGGCAGCGCGTCGACCGCGACGGCGAGCTCCTCAACGTGGCGGGCCTCAGCTTCCAGCTGCTGCGCTACCTGGTGGAGCAGGGTGACCGCGTCGTGGGCTTCGACGAGCTCATCCAGCGCGTGTGGGCGCCGGCGGTCGTCAACGAGGAGACCGTCACCCAGCGGGTGAAACTTCTGCGCCAGGCATTGGGAGATGACGGACGCCGTCCGCGTTACCTGCGGTCCGTGCGTGGGCAGGGTTACCAGTTGTGTGTGCGGCCGGAACCGATGCCTGCCTTCGAGCCCGCGAACATGCCGGAACCCGGGTCGCATCGATCACGCCGTGTGGTCATGGCCATGGCAGGCGTCGTGGTGTTCGCAGCGTGTGCGGGACTGTGGGCGTGGAAGCAGCATGTCGATGGCAACGACGCCCGTGCAAAGGCCACGGCGACCGCCCCGCCCTCGTTGCTGCAGCGCGCCGCCTACTACGCCAGCATCGGTCAGCGCGACGACAACGAACGCGCCATCGAACTCTTCGGCCAGGCCCTGGAACAAACCCCCGGCAACGTGGATGCACTGGTCGGATTGAGCCGCGCCTACAGTGCCCGCGTCTGCCTGTTCAATTTCCCGCCGGAATGGGCGGCGCGTGCGCAGGTGCTGGCAGAGCAGGCCATCCGCGCCGAGCCCGGGCGCGCGGCTGCCCACGCCGCGTTGGGGTATTCGCATGACTGTCGCGGTCGTATCGACGATGCGCTTGCCGGATACGAACG includes the following:
- a CDS encoding winged helix-turn-helix domain-containing protein, producing the protein MSSTRYRLDDLVIDLERQRVDRDGELLNVAGLSFQLLRYLVEQGDRVVGFDELIQRVWAPAVVNEETVTQRVKLLRQALGDDGRRPRYLRSVRGQGYQLCVRPEPMPAFEPANMPEPGSHRSRRVVMAMAGVVVFAACAGLWAWKQHVDGNDARAKATATAPPSLLQRAAYYASIGQRDDNERAIELFGQALEQTPGNVDALVGLSRAYSARVCLFNFPPEWAARAQVLAEQAIRAEPGRAAAHAALGYSHDCRGRIDDALAGYERAVALDPAADNSRASAAYLYDRKGLLAQALLANTSLRGDPARVRYLQVQIAGILDLLGYPQAAEARYRQSFALYPDNVFSNIAWPRFLFRHGRATEAQAALDQAMRRGTEHADLFQLAAELAQLRGDPAAALAAYRQAEALRPGASLPKTLARLHAGPVDPAWASTRADGLARELESGAGYPSDWLEVVVLREAAGDRAAALVSLHRAVDAGYSDAAYLRVSPLFRTMAAEPGFARSVDALNRRVALEHRKVPSALLERLTASP
- a CDS encoding mannose-1-phosphate guanylyltransferase/mannose-6-phosphate isomerase, whose protein sequence is MANLQPVLLSGGSGTRLWPLSREAYPKQFLPLAGDDTMVQATWRRVATLADRAPIVVANEDHRFLVAEQLRQVDAPVPAIILEPVGRNTAPAIAAAALQAMAKGEDPLLLVLPSDHVVRDVAGFQHAVRDAMPAAEQGALVTFGIIPDAPETGFGYIQADAGEGLRKVLRFVEKPDADTAQAYLQEGGYYWNSGMFLFRASRFLEELAQFRPDIVAAVRAAHAGARHDGDFIRLDKDAFASSPSDSIDYAVMEKTSHAMVLPVDIGWNDVGSWSALWDVADRDGEGNAYHGDVIAVDTRNSYAYAQRLVALVGVDDIVVVETDDAVLVARKDRVQDVKLVVAQLKKEQRSQAVLHREVHRPWGSYDSVDNGARHQVKRIKVKPGAALSLQMHHHRAEHWIVVCGTAKVTRGEETLLLSENESTYIPLGVKHRLENPGKVPLELIEVQSGSYLGEDDIVRFEDVYGRSE